From Pseudoalteromonas piratica:
CCCCAGGTTATGTGGGTTATGAAGAAGGTGGCTATTTAACCGAAGCAGTTCGTCGTAAACCTTACTCAGTAGTATTACTCGATGAAGTAGAAAAAGCGCATCCTGATGTATTTAATATTCTTCTTCAAGTATTGGACGACGGTCGCTTAACGGATGGTCAAGGGCGGACAATCGACTTCAAGAATACTGTAATTATCATGACCTCCAACTTAGGCTCAGATGTAATTCAAGAGCAAGCGAGTAATAATGACTATCAAGGGCTTAAAAATACGTTGATGTCGGTTATTGGACAGCACTTTAGACCGGAATTTATTAATCGTATTGATGAAACCGTTGTTTTCCACCCATTAGCGCAGGAACATATTAAGAATATTGCTCAAATCCAATTATTGCGTCTTGAGCAGCGACTACTCGATAATGGCTTCAAGTTGGAGTTGACTGAAGCAGCTTTAGATAAAATTGCAGAGGCAGGATTTGATCCTGTGTTTGGCGCGCGCCCACTAAAACGTGCAATCCAGCAAACAATTGAAAACCCATTAGCGCAAACATTGCTATCGGGAGATTTTAAGTCAGGGAGCGTATTTGTTGTAGATTGCCAACAAAACGAAATGGTAATAAAGGTTCAGTAATATTCATCGAGCAAGAAAAAACCACCCATTGGGTGGTTTTTTAATTAATTACAAAACGCTTTTATACGCTGCTTGGCTTGCTTTTTATATTTTTCTTTTTCATCACCAGAAATGGTAATTTCTTGTCCTTTTTCGTCAAATTGTGTCACTTGAGCGTAATTTTCTAACACACTCAAGTTATGCTTTGCGTTTTCACAATATTCTTTCTTACGAGTTAATAAAGGGTCAGGGCCATCATCTGATACAGTGTCTTGTCCGATTTCTAGTTTTCTTTTTTCTGCACCAAACGAAGAGTGATCTTTAAGCTCGAAAGAACGAACACCTGTTTTTTGTGTTGGCTCAACATACGAAAAATGCGCAATCCCTTTTTCGTCTACCCAGCTATAAACGGTAAGCTGTTTAGCATTCGATTTATTAGCAAAGCAGGTGATTGTAGCCAATAGCAGGGTTATGACAGTTAACCTGTACATAATGTTATTTCCTCAAACTGAACGTATTTTTAACTATAGCCTAAGCTCTTCTTCAAGGCTACTGCCTTTTTGTTTGATTATTTGGCTAAGCTATTAATCTAATTGTCCTTTTAGATAGTTAAAAAATACTTTAATGTTGGCGCTTAAAATCTCGTTACGATTAATTTTATTCTTCAGTCTTGAGGTATCGCAATGTTGACCATACATTGTTAAGATATTGAAAAAGCGAAAACCTTAGTAAGGTCTCGCTGTAAGAGGACTGAATTTTTGAAAACAGCGTCAATTGATTCGATACTAAGCACTTTGACTGAACAAGGTTCAGCAGGTCTACTAAAAGGTATCAAACGCGGTGTTGAGCGAGAGTGTTTACGTATTGAAAGCAATCGCTTAGCACAAACATCTCATCAAAATGCCTTAGGAAGTGCATTAACGCATCCTTATATCACGACCGATTTCTCTGAATCCTTGTTGGAGTTTATTACACCTGCGTGTAGTGATATCGACACAACACTTGCACAACTTGAAGATATTCATAAATTTACGCTGTCGAATATTGGTAATGAAGAACTTTGGCCACTTAGTATGCCATGTTTTATCGAAGACCAAGATGAAATTAGATTAGCTGACTATGGCACCTCAAATGTCGGTAAAATGAAAACGCTGTATCGTCAAGGACTTAAAAATCGTTACGGCAGCATGATGCAAGCTATTGCTGGAGTGCACTTTAATTTATCTTTTCCCACAGAATTTTGGCAAAAGCTACAACAAATAGACGGTAATAGTGCACCTTTAGGCGATTATATTTCAGAAAAATATTTTGCTTTAATCCGAAACTTTAAACGTGAATTATGGCTGATAAGCTATTTGTTTGGTGCATCACCGGCCCTTTGTAACTCATTTTTAGGTGGGCGCAAAACAAATTTACCATTTGAATCATTAGGTAAAGGAACCCTTTATCTGCCTTACGCAACATCATTACGTTTAGGTGATTTAGGTTATACCAACAGTGCACAATCAAGTTTGCGTGTTACCTATAATAGTCTTGAAGAATATTTAGAAGGGTTTAAACAAGCCATCTCTATGACCTCAGATTTGTATCATCAATTTGGTACTTATAAAGATGAACCTGCTAAACAACTTAATCAAAATATCTTACAGATAGAAAACGAGTTTTATTCGCCAATCAGACCTAAACGAAATGCGCAGTCAGGACAAACGCCAAGCGAAGCGCTTGCTGATGGTGGCGTTGAATATATTGAAGTACGCGCGCTGGATGTAAATCCATTCTCAGAAGTAGGCATCAGCAAAGAACAAATTCAGTTTTTAGATGTGTTTTTATTGTACTGTGCAATTAAGCCTTCGCCAGATCTTGCATGGCAGGAGCAAATTGAAACAC
This genomic window contains:
- the gshA gene encoding glutamate--cysteine ligase, producing MKTASIDSILSTLTEQGSAGLLKGIKRGVERECLRIESNRLAQTSHQNALGSALTHPYITTDFSESLLEFITPACSDIDTTLAQLEDIHKFTLSNIGNEELWPLSMPCFIEDQDEIRLADYGTSNVGKMKTLYRQGLKNRYGSMMQAIAGVHFNLSFPTEFWQKLQQIDGNSAPLGDYISEKYFALIRNFKRELWLISYLFGASPALCNSFLGGRKTNLPFESLGKGTLYLPYATSLRLGDLGYTNSAQSSLRVTYNSLEEYLEGFKQAISMTSDLYHQFGTYKDEPAKQLNQNILQIENEFYSPIRPKRNAQSGQTPSEALADGGVEYIEVRALDVNPFSEVGISKEQIQFLDVFLLYCAIKPSPDLAWQEQIETQANLDLVVNRGRQPGLELSNKGKAQTLSSWADSIFIELKKVASLFDDAFETTQYSDVVSKFAQAVEKPELTYSGKFLAELLESQEDNGYYALKLSTEYKQKMLANSYQVFGESVFSAHAVESHEKQKEIEESDDKSFIEFLDDYFK